One region of Microbacterium rhizosphaerae genomic DNA includes:
- a CDS encoding metal-sensitive transcriptional regulator: MNPTDPDAHKRILNRLRRARGQLDGVIAAVEDGRSCRDIVTQLSAVSSALDRAGFAIVSSAMKDCIADPDAARDQQGLTTEELEKLFLMLA, encoded by the coding sequence ATGAACCCGACCGACCCCGATGCGCACAAGCGCATCCTCAACCGGCTGCGCCGCGCCCGCGGACAGCTCGACGGTGTCATCGCCGCCGTCGAGGACGGCCGATCCTGCCGCGACATCGTCACCCAGCTCTCCGCCGTCTCCAGCGCGCTGGACCGTGCCGGATTCGCGATCGTGTCGTCGGCGATGAAGGACTGCATCGCCGACCCGGATGCGGCCCGCGACCAGCAGGGACTGACCACCGAAGAGCTCGAGAAGCTCTTCCTCATGCTCGCCTGA